From the Triticum urartu cultivar G1812 chromosome 4, Tu2.1, whole genome shotgun sequence genome, the window GCTTATTTCCATAGACCTAAATAAGCCCAAAAAGAACTGCCTACATTTACCCAAAAAAGAAAAGACTTCTGTGTTCATTCAACCATTCACATTATTTTATCAAGTGAAATCCATGTCCCTCTCAATAGGTTACTATTTAGACCTAGGTTTATTACAGTTATGATTATCCTTTTTTGTAACTTGTGAGTAAGAGTAAGAGTAACCCAAATCCTAACTTATTAACTCTTTACGATTGCTTATCATCAAATTGCATGTCAAAGTTCTTGCCAATTCTCGATTGCCGGACTTATAGATAATAATAGTATCTACAGAATTAGGGTGGGCCTGCTTCTCCCcaattttcaataaaaataaaaaaatggtAACTGGTGAACCTTTTCTAGGAGGAGGGTGGCATGGCAAGCAAATTTTTGTGGCAACTTTATGCGGTAGGAGATGGCAAATTCTGCTGTTTTTTGCCGCAAATTTTTTATTCTTTTCAAAAATTGCCACCCCGATACAACTTGCCATGGAAGACATTCACAATTGCCATCCTCCCAAGCGAACGTTCACTGGCTATTTAGGTCCATAAAAATAGTCCACATCAGCTTGTAAGTCACTTTCTGTAAAAAAATAAAATCTAGGACTCTTAGATGCACATTTCGGCGACCTAGTGCACCAGTACATCGACACGTGTTAGTGCACTCTAATGTCCACAATCGCAGGTGCCCCAGATACGGAATTATGAACATCTTGAATAACCGGGGATAATTTTGGGGCTTTAAGCTTCATATCTAAGCGCAAACTGAGCAAGGTACATCACGGAACACACCACAAGGCATTGGACAGGGATGATCTAAGGCTGTTCCATGATATTGGTTAGTATACATCAGACTATGAGCTCTGTTCCGAATGTGTTTACTCTTTTCATGTTCATGTGCTCTATGCATACTTCGCTCTCTTCAAAATAATCATACTACTGGAAGATCACTAATATATCACTTCTTGCCTTTTCGCGCAAGGTAGCGCTCTCGGGCCGCCTGGATTTTACTATCCACATCAGATTGCTTAGCAGCTGCAGCTTTTGTCGGCGAGCCTGGTTGCTTCTCCTCTAGAGGTTCGTAATCTATCAACGCACTTGAACCGCCGCTGCAATAAGACACTCAAGGTTACTTGTCTAGCTAGCATTGTATCATGACACCGGAATGATAACCATTTGTTAATACATGGCTTTCATACCTTAATTTGTTTATGTTCAGTTTCTCAAGCTTCTTCAAGATTGGTTTAACCCAAGTCTGCTCGACCCCACAAACATTTCTCATGAAAGGGCGGGTAGTATTTATTAGTTCGTGGTAGACGACATACACAGGCAGTTTCCCGTATTCATCCCCTTCCAGTACAGAAGATGGATGCACCTGCATAAAAGGTGTACTTAGAAAGGTGCCAGTGGAGTTGCACAATTGAAGTAGCAGGTACAGTTCCACAAGAGGAGGTTAAATATGTCAATGAATTCTTGTTGCATGACACAACTGTTCTTCACAAATGATATTCAGCATGTCATAACTACGGTTTCCAAATGGCACAAACAACAAACTCGATGTCCCCTAGAATAAACTATTAAGCATCGCTGAGAAATAACTATAAACTTCAAGTAGCGACTGGCAGTTTCATTAATTCCAAAGGAAAGTCAAGACAGGCACAAATAagacatactccctccgtcccataatataagagcgtttttgacactagtatTAGTTTCTGCGTGTACTACTGGTTCAGTCTTACTTTTTAGCCCCTAGAATGCAAACTAACTGAATCTaacaaacaaattatcaaggttATACCTGCACAAGTTGTGTCCTGTATCCAACCGTATGGTAACCATTATGATGAATCATCCTCTCAGCTAACTGGTTGCCATATCCTACACAAAGTGCTCTCCTCAATTTTCTGTAGTCAGGGTCACTCTTCTGTCCTCTCCTTGCTTGCAAATCTGTTGGACCTGAATTTTACAAAGCAAGTTTGCTTACAAAATTCAGTCAAAACTGGATGGGAAATACTCCAATCAGTTTCCAGCATCTCAGGGAGAGCAATGTACACGATATTTTAACTGATATAGACAACATGGTGTAGCTGTCATAATATCTCTTTTTTGTGCATAAATTGTGATTATTTGACGTGTTGTGCTGAAATTTCAACAGGAGACAGCATATACATTAATAATTTCACATGTCTGCTCACATTTCAACAATAGGAAGCCTTAATTCAAGGACAACAAATATACTGCCATTAGGCAACAAAGACTAATTATGTACGTGCACGGACAAAATCTGCTGTGCTATTTCAACAAACAAAATTTGCTGTTCTGTTTAGTTGCTATCTTATTATATTTAACTTCAAAATAAAATTAGACAAAATACAGCCTACAAATACTCTATAAAGAAGAATTTTGACAACACGATCTGAACAGATTATCCAAATTACAGAGAGCATCAAGCATCTATTGACTGGAATTTTATGCTCTTAAGATCATATGCACCCGCAATTTGCTTTAGTACTTGTACACTTGGGGGGAAAATACATGTCGAACATGTATACATTTTTCTTTCGACGGGTGAACACATGCAATTTTTTGTTGGCAAGAATATCACAATAAGTGCAGTGCCAAGAAAAAAAGAAGATAGAAGGATTGAACCCATCTTCTGTAATACTTATTTTTCACAAATTCTGCAAAGGCATATGCTGAGACATGTTAGGTGCTCCCAGTGGTGTTATCTAAATTAGTAAATTGTTCTATCTATTAGTTCCACATCACGATACAAGTTGAAATACTAAATCCTCAATGACGGATGTATCGGTTGCTTGTGTGCAAATGACGGATGTAATGATACAAGCTGAAATACTAAATCCTCAATGACGGATGTATCGTTTGCTTGTGTGCAAATGAGTTCCCACAGGTCATTGGAGTTTGGGACAAGATACAATCTACATGTAGATATAACTTTAATCTATTCTTCACTAATTGTCCTGCCACCTCAGCTCAGACCCAACGTTGCATGGTTTAGAGCTGATGGTGGAAGAGCATTGGGAATGCCCTTGTAAAGGTGTGGATTTTTTGGAACACAAGTCTCAAAGCCATTAATGGGTGCATGTGATCCTGAAGGCAAAAAACCTAAGAGCATATAACACTAGTCTTCACTCTTCAGCTTTGTTTTGAAGGTAATTCTTAGGAATCAAAACTGAAGCAATACATGTTCTTTATATAAAAAGCAGCTCTACCAGAGAGACATGTCTCGGTATAGGAGAAACAGGGGAACAGTTTTTAAGGGGTACTTTGTCAAGAATTTTGAGAAACAGAAAATATAACAAGTAGAAAACTGACCTTTagcaattttttgaataatctGACTTAATTGATTTCTCACATCTTTGCTGAATTTCATGCCCCGTACCTGCAAAGATAGTCTGGTGGTCAACATAAAGAACGAAACCTATTGTTTTGTACAAAACAAAGTGCGACTGCAAAGTCTTTCAAAGATATTATATAGATGCACGTCAACTTAATCATACTTGATACTTCTATTGTCATGTATGTAGCTGTAAATAGTAAACTATTCCCTCCGGctcataatataagatgttattaCAACCGATATACTCACTTATTGGTTGtaataacatcttatattatattatggaacagagggagtacaagtTTAGGTAAAATGCCCAACAAATGAAGGACAAAGAACAGGTGGGCCAAACGTTGAGCAGTGAATTACAGGCTTAGGCATTGCCACACGTCACAAAATGGTATTGTTTATGAAGAGATAATTCCCTAGCTTTCAAGTAACTCACTCAATTTAAAATACTAGACGATCCTTACATTTAAACAAAGCATCAGAATCAAACCAGTATGATGTCAGCGTCCTCAGTTCTGTTGAACAAAATACCATTTCCCTTTGTCCTCTTAACAAACTCAAATAGAAGTTGTGGGCATAATTTGAATCATGAGACTTTGAGTCTTTGACAACAAAGTCAAGTCAATGAAAGTCCAAGCAACTAACACGAGTCAACAAGTCATAAGAGTAGAGAACATAAAAAAAGAAGTCAAGGAAGGCCCAAGATGAGAGAAGCCCGCAAGGGTGGAGGGATGAGAGGATCTGGTCCACCATAAGCTATGGACTCCCTCTCTCCCTAGTCCACCATGGACCAGTTGACCAACTTTGACCAATGTACACCTCCTACCTACCACCACCAAGTGTGGCCTTGGTCTTGTCAAGGACCCCTAGCCCTATATAAGCCCCCCATGGGCACGTACCCTCACTGACTCTCACTTGAATACAAACAAAGGGAGGGCACTAGAGCTCCAAAATTCACTCAGGGACCCTAGGATCAAGTTTGGGAGTCTCAAATGACTCAGGGAGCCTAGGTCACAACCGAACCTATTAAAAAAACATCGAAGTGTCAAGTTTGTCGGCGTACGACGACCTTCGATATAAGGTCGCCGTACAACCCCCTACGAATCATTGTTGTGATCACGTTACTAATGATACTGCCCTCTAATCTCCTGTTGTTATAACAATGACAACAGTTCTTGATACAGCTTGACTGTTCCAATAAGGTCCGATATGATTGCATGTATGTTCACAAACTTACAATGATTAATGCTCACTCATCCAAATTTTCTTCTCATCATATTTGAATGACAGTTTTATTTTCATTCACCTGTAAATCATGATCTGAGCACCATCTTGGATCATAGTCTGCTTGATCCCAGCTTTCAAATATTTGAAGCAATTGTACATGGTCACCCCAGCCAGAACCATCAGGGAGCTCTTGTCGTTTTCTCTTTCCTTCCATATCCTTGCTGTACATAAGAAGCAACAAGTTCATTACAATTGGCTAATGGGACCATTCTACATGAAATACATTAAAAACAACAAATGGTCACCTTCTAGTTTGCCGCAGTGTGATTTCAGCGGACAAGACTGCAGCAACAGTTAATGCCTGAGACAGACATCCCAGTTCATTAGCTTCAATCAAAGTCCTTGAAAGCGAAGGGTCAAGAGGGAGCTCTGTAAAAAAAATCACAGCATGCAATTTAGACAACCAAATCAGATTATTTAAAATTTACCAGAACAAAATAAACTTATCCTACATAATCCTTTTAATCACACAGCGAAAATTACTAAATAATAACTTTTTATTAACTACTTCACAGAAATCCTCCAATACCTTGGACAGTAAGATTTAAAACAAAGAGGACAATTTATTATCTAGCACTTACAACTAGTGATAGGGCATCATAGCAGGTGTGTAATTCAATTCATGCATATAGGTGTACCACACAAAAGCGTGGATTCGGGGATATACAAGAGCATTCCTCAACAAAATGTCAACACATAGTACCCACACGTACTATCCGCATGAACAGCTCATGTCGATCTCAAAAGGCACTTTACAACGAGTATTCATTTGCCTGATCTCAATTCTGTAGGTGATTTTTTGGTAATGCCCCAGCTTCAAATGGGCATAGgtgtaacccccccccccccccacacacacacacaaaacccAGCCACCCAGAGCTGCTTGCCGTTTGGTATAATAGCAATTTTCCTACAGACATCATTCAAGATAGGTTTGAATAACAATTGATTTCATGCTCAAACTTATACCTGCCATAAGGCGTCCAACATCTGTTATTTGCCCACTTTCATCAATTGCATCAATGAGGTATAACTGCCTCAAAGCATCTTCTAATGATTCACCTGCAGGTCATAAGCATTGGTCCATTAATAAGGAGACAGAGAAGATAATCCTAAATTTTATCCACCTGGATCACTACAGACAAAAATAATGGGGGTTTCCATGAGGGTCTTTGAAGTCACAGATTCCTGACAAGTGACAGTGAGCAGCTAATGACAGTGGTACGCAATTTCAGGAAATGCAATATTATAAACTGATGATAAAAAATGGCAAATGCAAACAGCATCTAACTGACCTATGCGCAATCACTTTTTTTAAGAACTTCTATATTGGCGTTCCTGTTAGGCTCGTGCACCACAAAACTAGTGTCATTGGGCTGACCAAGCATGATGCAGCACACTAAATTCTATAGTCAAGGCTGGACCCAGCAGCGCAAGAAAGGTGACTAAGTTATGACATGCCTGAACAAAGACCAGCCTGCAGCTGCTTAGGTTACCACACATAGTACTTAATTAGATGAAAAGAAGTTTTACGAAGTGAGCGCAGAAGGATTATTATGAATAAAAGATTCTGAATCTTATCTTACGTGATGGTGGGTCAAGGAAATCAAACTTTAGAATGTCGATATCAGGAAGATTTAATGATTTCAGATACAGAACACTTCCAGCAAGGGAGGTTCGTTGAATTTCTGGAATTGTAGCCTCGAGAAACTCCTTTTGGTAGATGGAACTTGGGTATAATCTATAACACTTGCCAGGCCGAGTTCTTCCAGCTCGTCCAGCTCGCTGGTCAGCTTGCACTCTAGTAATTCATGAAAAAAATCAGTGATTCATATTGTGTGTATTAAAGCTAGATAAAAAAATTGAGACAGTAGCTAGACATCTGTGAATGAAAGTAGTCTGGATAAGATGCAGACAGACAACCAGAGTGCATATCCCATTACTATTTACCTGCTAATCTCAACTACATCAAGTGAATACATTCCAGTTGACGGATTATACTGGCGTTGCTTTACATAACCACAATCAACAACAAACCTGGTGAAATAAGATATAGCACTATTAATAAAATGCCTCTCCGGGAATATCAAAATTGCAGGACATTTGAGTACTCAGCTATATACAGAAAATATTGCAAATTTTAATAGTCCGGTTTCAGTTGGGTAGTTGCTGCTGCATCAGCATTTTAGCATGAGAGGAAAAAAAACAAATCAAAAGCATCTCATTCATCCAAAGTAACACTGTGATTATAATACAGATAATTCGTTATCGATTAAAATCATTAATATATACTGAAGTTGATAACTGGATCACATCAGTTCTTAACAACTCCTGCAGGCATAAGACAGCTTTAATGTTTATCTTGGTGATATATATAATTTATTAACCATAACACTAACACCTCAGGATGCAATACAATGCATGAATCATGAATTCACACATATAACTAGCGCTGTCAAATGAAAGTTGTGTAAGTTAGATGGAAATTCATGGCGTAACAGGCAAAAGTATGCCATCTACATTTTACAAATCAATCTTCTACAAAATTCAAGTAAGCTAGTGTCGGAGATAAACAGGATGTAGTGATACACTAGTCCGTAAAAAATATGGTATTTGATTGATTATTTTCTAGAAAACCGCGAAGTCGATATAGATTCCCTAATTTAGAAACACAACATTTCAGTAATCAAAATTAAATATAAAAACAAGAGTATGGAAATGGAAACTGGACGTATGTGCACTTTAACTGATAATGTTTGCTTGCTTACACAACACCATCTACAGTTAACGAAGTTTCAGCTACATTTGTTGCAACAATGAACCGTCGACAATTTGGAGGTGCTGGAGAGAATACCCGAACCTATAAATAAAACTCAACAGATCAGCAAGAATTCTATAGGTATCAAATGCTTACGACCAAAGTGAAATCAAACCAAACATACATAAAACAAATGGATGCTGCTAAGCAAAGAGGTAAGAGAGCAAGATCATGTGCATAGTTAACACAAAACCTTAAATAGGTAATATTGTAGCAATGTGATAGCTCAAAGATAACAACAGAAAGGTTCACAAAACAAAATACACTATCAAGTAGCAATAATTGATCGCTAAGAAACAATTGCAAAGCAAGGCAATGCAACATTCTAAAAGCATATGATCATGAGTGAAAGACGAATCAGCTTCTCATAGTATACAATTTTTATTAGCAACACTAGGAAAACTTTATGAAATAAATCGAACTTTTGTCAAATTGTCGGTTTTAAAGTACTTCGTACAGACCCCAAAAAAAATCAAACTTAAGTTCCAGGAACTTATAGCTAAATTCTTAAAAAAAAAAGAACATGTCATGATATTCCTCTTAGTTGAAAGTCTTTATGTGATTTGGAGTGATCGATGTGCTCGGAAAAAAAATATTCAGAAGACCTTACTACAGGACCATATGGTTTTCAGATGGATTGACATTATATGTTCCAGTAAGGTATTCAGGAGGCTTGTAACTGACACATACCAGAAAGTTTTATTGAAATGCTACAAATAGTAAAACTTGATGTAAATTATAGGATTCAACTATTCATGCAGAAAACCAGCTGCTCATCCTCAACTAGAAAAAGTACAGGCTAATTTGCAAAGTAAAGAGAGAATTTATGCGATAAATATTGCTTCATTTCAGATTATGCGAGTGCACTGTGAATTTCAAAGTACTTCAAGTAGACCGCAAAAAAAGTCAAACTTAAATTCTATGAACCTAATTGCTAAATTTTAAATAAAAAACATACCATGAAATTTTTGTAATTGGGAGTTGGGACCTTTTTAAAGTGATTTGTAGCTACACATGTGCTGGGAAAAGAGCACACCCTAAGATTTCGAAATAAAAACTGAGAGCAAGCTAGCATTCATGAGATGGATATGTGGAAAGTTTTGGGGTAAAAGATTAAGGAAGAAAATATGCAACGGGAGATTAACTGATTGCCTGCTGTTCAGGTGGCAAAGAACCATGGAGTGGTAGGACAAGAGCATCCATACAAGATCCTTCCTCAAGATTTTGAATTCTTTCCTCCAATTTTGACACCATCTTGTCGATGTCATCCTGAAAAGGATACCAACAAGTTTGTATAAGTATGACAAAACAATAGTAAGGGTTCTGCATCCAACACATAGCCCCTTCAGTTATGCAAAAATACTCCCAGACATTTTAAAACCATATCAATGACAACATATGAAAGTTCTACAGGTATTCCAAAACTAAAATTATCAGTCACTCTAGATGGGAGGAATAAAATACAGTATCAAAATTCAAAAAAGAATCAGGTAAGATAATCAAGAGAAAATATTTTCTGAATATTTTGTTCTCTTATAAGAATAATGTGTAATTTGGTCACAAATTAGGGCCAAGTGGTAGTAGGCAGTAAAACCATCTCAAGTAATTGTCTTAAAACCTTAAGGACAAACTGGGACTCTCGGTATTATTGAATACCAAAAAACACAGGGACTTTTTTGCAAAATTATTGACGGCGGACGGGCAGAAGCACTAATGACATTATTAGTAGGTATATATAGATATAGATACACTAACAATGCAAGAAAAGAGGACAAACTAATATAAACTGCAATTAAATCAGCTAAGAAACAGGTCAAGGTCTTTCCTTAGTGTCAAAGACCACATAATGTCCTTCAAGTTGCATATAAGATAATGAGAGCATAAACAGTGGCCAATTTTGAGATACTGACCTTTCCTGTCATAAATATTAATACATCCCCAGGAGCTTCCTTAACATGTATATCTGTTGGAGAAAAATCTATGGGTATTATTACCGAAAATAAGATCTCCAACAATTATATAAATCATCAGGGCCAAAACTTTAAACAAGCCTAAAGACATAATTAAATGACTTCCCTATAATCGATGTTAGTTTCCACCAATAATTAGTCATACAATATAAACATTACTCTCTGATCATATTTATGCATGCATGAAATAATTTCCATGCCACCAAAAGGCATGCAGGCAGTTAGCTGGCAAACCTGTAGTTTGTATACGCCTTCATGTCAATGCCCTTCAAATTTTTAATAGTGTCAAATGGATAAGAGCCAAGGGAATGACCCAGAAACCAGTAGTACATGACCCTCCCAAGGCTGATCTTTTTGACATAGCAACTCACACCACCACAATCCCACACTTGCACCACCTCCCTTTACATCAAAGACAGTGACAGCCACACGATGGCAACAAGACGACAAGGGAGGCAAATTGCAGCCAGTACAGTGGCAGAATCAACAGCGGGGAGGGGGTTTGTCAGTGGTCTAGGATATGTGGGTATCCTAGTGTTTGGTGGGGTGTACAGGACCTACTCATCAGGGACAAAGTGCTACTACTTAAGGGAATATTCTCATCAGATGTTGAACCAATCACCAATGGATATGTCAAAATCAGACGAACAACTATGAAAGGGATGGAGTCATCCTAGATTATCAAATCCTCATGAGAGCAAACATTTTATTTTCTTTACCTTTTCCAAATAATAAGAGCCCTTTGTTGGATAGTATATTATATAAAAACACATGAAATGATGTACGATATGCATACATTAATGGCTCAAATGGAtattcttgataaacttctccacaGTGGTTAAAGTTAAGCCAATTTGCAGGGATATTCTTGATAAACAAAGTGGCTCAAATGGCTCAAATGGATATTCTTGATAAACACATGAAATAAGTAGAAACAGCCAAAGTGAAAAAATGGTCTATTTCAGAGAACATGCAAAAGCTTTGCACATCTTATCTTTAAGAAGAGAGCACTGAGTCCATACAAGACAGCCGCCACTGCAGACTGGCACACAAAAATCTCACAGCGGTATCTACCTAGAAACAGAGAAAACGAATGGAAACAAGCCTACTCTCACTGCGGTTTCTAGAGCTAGAAACCTAAAcaacagaagtttgttagctgcaCTTGGATTCAGTTGGACTTGCAAATTGTGCTTTTCTGTTAGAATGATAGAGTTAACTGCATTTTTGTATTACGACCAAGTGCCTTGAAGTCTTAAAATAATAAAAGGAAATGGCTCTGCCCCTACACACTTTCGTCTCTACCAGCCAATTTGACCAACGCAGTATCCAACAGCAACTCAAGGGGTACTGACCTGTTACCCGCATACCACTATAAATCCAAATGCCCTCTTGTACATTCACGACATTAGATCAAAATCTTAGGTCTGCTGACAATGAATCAATTTCTGATTGATGTAATGGAAAAGTGATGAATACATATAGCTATTTGCCTACTTAGGAAGCACCAAAAAAATATTGGCATTCTATTGTAAAAGTTTATAACTGCAATAGTTACACAAACAAAAAATTATCCATACCTATAGCTGTTCTGAGAGAAGATTCAATATAATTTGTTGGACGATCTGTTCTGTAAAACTTCTCCACAGGGAATATAGTTCCAGGGATGTTCAACACAGGACATCCAGAGAAGAAATTTGACACTTTCAAACCATCGAGAGTCGCCGAAGTGATGAGAACTTTCAAATCTGAAGCTCGATGTTTGATCAATCTTTTCATTAAACCTAAAAGGATATCACTGTAACCAAAAAAAACATCAAAATGAGCCACTACAGATAAGTTCACAATCAACGCCACACTAAAACAAAGGAAGAAAATAGCATCATTTCAAGACTATGGTAGCTAGATTACATTCACAGGTTCCCACAACCAGATAGCTGGTCCTGATGAGTATGTTATTGGAAGTTTGAATCCAATTTGTTATTCTCTCATGTGACTTTTGAATCTGTTGAGCTATGCTGCAGAAAGTCGGGGTAAAGATAGAATAGTATCAACTCATGCAGAACAACGAGTGTGAATATGTGATTATCAGCATTAAGTATTTAAGTGTGACTGCAAGCTATCTGGTGCTATCCTAATCCATGTGCTCCCTCTTTCAGTTGTTACCCTAATGTTTAAATTGCCAGTCTTCCGATTACCTTCTACTCCccccgtcccataatgtaagacgttttttgacactacactagtgtcaaaaaacttcttacattatgggacggagggagtattatcaAAGCAGCAATAGCATGCCAGTGGTAAACTTTCCCTAGAGCCTCTCACCCCTACAACCCAAGTAACTCTACTTCGGTACAACATCAACATATGCATCCAAGAGCTAGAAGTTACTTTATGTTTGCAGTCAGAGGCCATCTCATCTAAAGAGTAACCAAGTAAGCATGTACTAGAGAAAATTACAATTTAGGTAATGTGTTACTGTTATATATTACTTCCTCCGTCCCATATTAATTTGCGCTCaaacggatgtatctagcaccgaaatatgtctagatacatctatttgaGCGTCAATTAGTATAGGACAGAGGAGTATTTGAAAACATATATTAGTGAGTGGTCAATTAATTATTTGGTATGTACTGTGCAGTAAATTCCTACTAGTCGAGAAAGAAGGCATCAAATAGGATAGTACAAAGTTCATTTTAACCCAAGTTCACAACTCAGATTATAAATTGGACAGAGAAGCCAAATTGCTAGTATAGGTTACATATGTTCAAACTCAATACACGATATGATAAGAGATGCCGAAATAACAGTATTTGGTCATCCTACTAGTTTGATAGCTTCAAAGTTCTTACTCTATTGTGCTATGCATTTATGCTAGAGCTTGGCAAACTGTACTTCAATAAAACTTGATTAAAAACACTCTAAATTTTGATAAAGATTCCTGTAAATCTGTGTAACATAAAGATGACCATACGTGTTCAAGCTACGTTCATGAGCTTCGTCCAAGATAATTACTGAGTATTGCTTCAACTCAGGATTTGAAAGGCTTTCCCGCAGAAGAACACCATCTGTGAGGTACCTACGAATTGATTCAAAATATTCAATCCAAGAACTCAGGACATGCTTAAGTTACAAGAGAATTCAATCTTTCTGAAGCTTACTTGATCTTAGTCTTTTCTGAAGTTCGGTCTTCAAACCGAATAGCATAACCAACTTCTTCCCCAATGGAGACACCGAGCTCTTGTGCCACCCTCCTGA encodes:
- the LOC125550631 gene encoding probable pre-mRNA-splicing factor ATP-dependent RNA helicase DEAH4, translating into MPSPSPSRPPVLPISEHEDEIVAAVEANPVIVVIGETGSGKSTQLSQILHRRGYTRRGAIAVTQPRRVAAVSVSRRVAQELGVSIGEEVGYAIRFEDRTSEKTKIKYLTDGVLLRESLSNPELKQYSVIILDEAHERSLNTDILLGLMKRLIKHRASDLKVLITSATLDGLKVSNFFSGCPVLNIPGTIFPVEKFYRTDRPTNYIESSLRTAIDIHVKEAPGDVLIFMTGKDDIDKMVSKLEERIQNLEEGSCMDALVLPLHGSLPPEQQVRVFSPAPPNCRRFIVATNVAETSLTVDGVVFVVDCGYVKQRQYNPSTGMYSLDVVEISRVQADQRAGRAGRTRPGKCYRLYPSSIYQKEFLEATIPEIQRTSLAGSVLYLKSLNLPDIDILKFDFLDPPSRESLEDALRQLYLIDAIDESGQITDVGRLMAELPLDPSLSRTLIEANELGCLSQALTVAAVLSAEITLRQTRSKDMEGKRKRQELPDGSGWGDHVQLLQIFESWDQADYDPRWCSDHDLQVRGMKFSKDVRNQLSQIIQKIAKGPTDLQARRGQKSDPDYRKLRRALCVGYGNQLAERMIHHNGYHTVGYRTQLVQVHPSSVLEGDEYGKLPVYVVYHELINTTRPFMRNVCGVEQTWVKPILKKLEKLNINKLSGGSSALIDYEPLEEKQPGSPTKAAAAKQSDVDSKIQAARERYLARKGKK